A genomic segment from Actinomycetes bacterium encodes:
- a CDS encoding transposase, whose product AEPGTGIITDEELTRAAGSENSDPAVAERFLAAETTHAIQPGQHATDNDTRTREWYGDSAYGTGELRDAIAKAGHAAVLKPKPLPAAVAGGFTVDDFTVDPKAGTVTCPNAITRPVSATGVATFGALCGACPLRGRCTTSTTGRKIVLGDHDDLLRQARRDWADDPDLREGYRRHRPNVERVIAQLASRGGRRLRLRYLGTATNNAWLKRRTAALNLRNLIGRGLTRRDGIWALTTT is encoded by the coding sequence GCCGAACCGGGGACCGGGATCATCACCGACGAGGAGCTGACCCGGGCCGCCGGGTCGGAGAACTCCGACCCGGCCGTCGCCGAGCGCTTCCTGGCCGCCGAGACCACCCACGCCATCCAGCCCGGCCAGCACGCCACCGACAACGACACCCGCACCCGCGAGTGGTATGGCGACTCGGCCTACGGCACCGGGGAGCTGCGCGACGCGATCGCCAAGGCCGGGCACGCCGCGGTGCTCAAGCCCAAGCCGCTGCCGGCCGCCGTGGCGGGTGGGTTCACCGTCGATGACTTCACCGTTGACCCCAAGGCCGGCACGGTGACCTGCCCCAACGCCATCACCCGGCCGGTCAGCGCGACCGGGGTTGCCACCTTCGGCGCGCTGTGCGGCGCCTGCCCGCTGCGTGGGCGGTGCACCACCTCCACCACCGGCCGCAAGATTGTCTTGGGCGACCATGACGACCTGCTTCGTCAGGCCCGCCGCGACTGGGCCGACGATCCCGACCTGCGGGAGGGCTACCGGCGGCACCGGCCCAACGTCGAGCGCGTCATCGCCCAGCTCGCCAGCCGCGGCGGCCGCCGCCTGAGGCTGCGCTACCTGGGCACCGCCACCAACAACGCCTGGCTCAAACGCCGCACCGCCGCCCTGAACCTGCGCAACCTCATCGGCCGTGGCCTCACCCGCCGGGACGGCATCTGGGCGCTGACCACCACCTGA
- a CDS encoding PP2C family protein-serine/threonine phosphatase — protein MTTLVGDVAGHGPDEAGVAVALRVAWRTMVLTGHGPAELLAGLDQVLVSERRTEELFATVACVWVCPDRRQTTIALAGHPPPLLVDAGQARVLDVPHGPALGIDAADDEPWPSSTLTLERPWLLLCYTDGLVEGRHGPGTTERFGIERLVGTVTALAGQHPQPTELLDRLLATVQAANGGQLSDDVAIVCLAARR, from the coding sequence ATCACCACCCTGGTCGGGGATGTCGCCGGGCACGGGCCGGACGAGGCGGGCGTCGCGGTGGCGCTGCGGGTTGCTTGGCGGACGATGGTGCTTACCGGGCACGGCCCGGCCGAGCTGCTCGCCGGCCTGGACCAGGTGCTGGTCAGCGAGCGGCGCACCGAGGAGCTGTTCGCAACCGTCGCCTGCGTGTGGGTCTGTCCCGACCGGCGGCAGACCACGATCGCGTTGGCCGGCCACCCCCCGCCGCTGCTCGTTGACGCTGGCCAGGCCAGGGTCCTCGATGTCCCTCACGGCCCAGCGCTCGGCATCGACGCAGCTGATGACGAGCCGTGGCCGTCAAGCACCCTGACGCTGGAGCGGCCATGGCTGCTGCTGTGCTACACCGACGGGCTCGTCGAAGGCCGCCACGGACCCGGCACGACCGAGCGGTTCGGGATCGAACGTCTTGTGGGCACCGTCACGGCGCTCGCCGGCCAGCACCCCCAGCCCACGGAGCTGTTGGACCGACTGCTCGCCACGGTGCAGGCCGCGAACGGCGGCCAACTGTCCGACGACGTCGCAATCGTCTGCCTCGCCGCCCGCCGCTAG
- a CDS encoding sigma-70 family RNA polymerase sigma factor codes for MDDVDTPPEPELLASARRGNSAAFERLVASYRGELYAHCYRMLGSVQDAEDALQESLLGAWRGMAGFEGRSSLRAWLYRVSTNACLRLIARRPRRMLSLDHGPPRRDTDDLGEPVAGPVWLEPWPDEVPASEPGDTDPVASYLRRECVELAFVAALQHLPGTQRAVLILREVLEFSAAEVARILDTTPASVNSALQRARKAVDQRVPRTAQQAELDALGADGRRELVDAFVVAWERADVAAILELLAEDARFTMPPLPAWFLGREDVGRFFTERMFATLWRLVPIRANGQLAFACYQGDPDGDRFRLGAVNVLSLRAGRIVEIAGFLDPGVHRHFGLPEELPDGVDRRSER; via the coding sequence ATGGATGATGTCGACACGCCGCCCGAGCCGGAGCTGCTGGCGTCGGCCCGCCGGGGTAACTCGGCGGCCTTCGAGCGGCTGGTGGCGAGCTACCGGGGTGAGCTGTACGCCCACTGCTACCGGATGCTCGGCTCGGTGCAGGACGCCGAGGACGCGCTCCAGGAGTCGCTGCTCGGCGCCTGGCGGGGCATGGCCGGGTTCGAGGGTCGTAGCTCGCTGCGCGCGTGGCTGTACCGCGTCAGCACCAACGCCTGCCTGCGGCTGATCGCCCGCCGTCCCCGGCGGATGCTCTCGCTGGACCACGGCCCGCCACGGCGGGACACCGACGATCTCGGTGAGCCGGTGGCCGGACCGGTCTGGCTGGAGCCCTGGCCGGACGAGGTGCCGGCGAGCGAACCGGGCGACACCGACCCGGTGGCGAGCTACCTGCGGCGGGAGTGCGTGGAGCTGGCCTTCGTCGCGGCGCTGCAGCATCTGCCGGGTACCCAGCGCGCGGTACTGATCCTGCGTGAGGTGCTGGAGTTCTCCGCCGCCGAGGTCGCGCGCATCCTGGACACCACGCCTGCCTCGGTGAACAGTGCGCTGCAGCGCGCCAGGAAGGCGGTCGACCAGCGGGTGCCGCGTACCGCGCAGCAGGCCGAGCTGGATGCCCTCGGCGCGGACGGCCGGCGCGAGCTGGTGGACGCCTTCGTGGTCGCCTGGGAGCGGGCCGACGTGGCGGCCATCCTGGAGTTGCTGGCGGAGGACGCCAGGTTCACCATGCCGCCGCTGCCCGCGTGGTTCCTCGGCCGCGAGGACGTCGGCCGGTTCTTCACCGAACGGATGTTCGCCACCCTCTGGCGGTTGGTGCCGATCCGGGCGAACGGGCAGCTGGCCTTCGCCTGCTACCAGGGCGATCCGGACGGCGACCGGTTCCGGCTCGGCGCGGTCAACGTGCTGAGCCTTCGCGCCGGACGGATCGTGGAGATCGCCGGGTTCCTCGACCCTGGCGTGCACCGCCACTTCGGACTGCCCGAGGAGCTACCCGACGGAGTGGATCGTCGCTCGGAGCGATGA